In Ignavibacteriota bacterium, a genomic segment contains:
- a CDS encoding DUF2851 family protein, with protein MTAPMSVPHSRPLQGATRLRRPAACRASACAEPPRHYAGMPEEHVCTLWEQRAGTGVVITSAEGREIRILCAGVKNPHEGPDYLGARIHVDGREEAGDIEVHVREGDWKRHGHGDDPRYRGVILHVVLLRERGLPGPVFAHTVVLPDILDRKLRTAWVSLLEVLPARAHPCADTAAYLHPSRREAALLLAAASRFARKNARIAARLGACSASRPVAEARMQVLYELFARACGYGGNESAMEALAASSPLTQFEGVYAEVFHALCARAEQFSIPAANGAPPDGHGGLVWHSRGVRPHNAVQRRLAQLAAYICALRDDSLYTALRHALCVAPAQLPALLESACTQSAAAAPGEGRRTEILVNVVAPFYAVTGAQDGNAALVQAAAALYFHTPGAASNHKTRALGYLCPAGEMLDSMTQQALVELHDTFCTAGRCASCLLSSP; from the coding sequence ATGACAGCACCTATGAGTGTTCCGCACTCCCGCCCGCTTCAGGGCGCAACACGGCTCCGTCGTCCGGCGGCCTGCCGCGCGTCCGCCTGCGCGGAACCGCCCCGGCACTATGCGGGCATGCCCGAGGAGCACGTCTGCACCCTCTGGGAACAGCGCGCGGGCACGGGCGTGGTGATCACGAGCGCGGAGGGGCGGGAGATCCGCATCCTGTGCGCCGGCGTAAAAAATCCGCACGAAGGGCCCGATTACCTGGGCGCGCGCATCCATGTCGACGGCCGCGAGGAGGCGGGCGATATCGAGGTGCATGTGCGCGAGGGCGACTGGAAGCGCCATGGCCACGGCGACGATCCGCGGTATCGCGGCGTGATTCTGCACGTGGTTCTGCTTCGTGAACGGGGGCTGCCGGGCCCTGTGTTTGCGCATACCGTCGTGCTGCCCGACATCCTCGATAGGAAACTCCGCACTGCGTGGGTCTCGCTCCTCGAGGTGCTGCCCGCGCGGGCGCATCCCTGCGCCGACACGGCTGCGTACCTGCACCCCTCGCGTCGCGAGGCGGCGCTGCTGCTTGCCGCGGCCTCACGCTTTGCGCGTAAAAACGCGCGTATCGCCGCGCGGCTTGGCGCGTGCTCCGCGTCGCGTCCGGTCGCCGAGGCGCGCATGCAGGTCCTCTACGAACTGTTCGCGCGCGCCTGCGGCTACGGCGGGAACGAGAGCGCGATGGAGGCACTGGCCGCGTCATCCCCGCTCACGCAGTTCGAGGGCGTCTATGCCGAGGTGTTCCACGCGCTGTGCGCGCGGGCGGAACAGTTCTCCATACCAGCCGCGAACGGCGCGCCGCCCGATGGGCATGGCGGCCTGGTGTGGCACAGCCGTGGTGTGCGGCCGCACAATGCGGTACAGCGGCGCCTTGCCCAACTTGCGGCGTATATCTGCGCCCTGCGTGACGACTCGCTGTACACGGCCCTGCGCCACGCCCTGTGTGTTGCACCCGCGCAACTCCCGGCGCTGCTCGAGTCCGCGTGTACACAGTCCGCTGCCGCTGCTCCGGGCGAGGGTCGGAGGACGGAAATCCTTGTCAATGTTGTGGCGCCGTTCTACGCGGTGACCGGCGCGCAGGACGGAAACGCCGCCCTCGTGCAGGCAGCGGCGGCGCTGTACTTTCATACGCCCGGGGCCGCATCCAATCACAAGACGCGCGCGCTGGGCTACCTCTGTCCCGCGGGCGAAATGCTCGACTCGATGACACAGCAGGCACTTGTCGAACTTCACGATACGTTCTGCACCGCGGGGCGCTGCGCTTCCTGTCTGCTGTCCTCTCCGTGA